CTTTCAAACGGTTGCATTAGAGGATAGCGGTCCTCATAGCTGCCGGTGATTACATAAGGCGTATTGCCGATTCCGTCACCATCATTATCGCTCCCAGTGTAATTACTCCAATAGTTACCGATATAGTTGATATAGATCGTCCCATTGTACATATACGTTATTTTTGATAAAGAACTCCAAGTATTATTATAACAGTTCGTACTTATCTCTGCATTGTAATCGTTACCTATGAAATTGTTCAGATAGAACTGGTTGTCTGATGAATAATGATATAATTCTATGCCGTAATAACAATCTAATATGTTATTTGTTCCCAGCGTGTTGTTGCTCGAAAAAGACAGGTACATGCCGTAGTCGTTGTTTGAGACATTGTTGCCCGTGAACGTGTTGTTGCTCGAATATTGCAGGGAGATGCCCTCGCCGTCAGTGCTGAAGGATGCGGTATTGTTCGTGAGCGTATTATTGCTCGACAAATACAGCCAGAAACCGCCGATTGCGTTTAAGGATGCGGTATTGTTTGTGAGCGTATTGTTGCTCGACGAATACAGAGAGATGCCGATCTCGTTAGCGGATGCCGTATTGCTCGTGAGCGTGTTGTTATTGCTCGACGAATACAGGGAGATGCCGTCGGTGTTGGCGGATGCCGTATTGCTCATGAGCGTGTTGTTGCTCGACGAATACAGCCAGATGCCAACGGTGTTGGAGTAGACGAAGTTGTCCGTCAGCGAGTTGCTGTTGCTCGCATAATAGAGGGATATGCCCTCGGAGTTCGAGTATGCGGTATTGTTCGAAAGCATGTTGTTGCCCGACGAATCCAGCCAGATGCCAACGGTGTTGGAGTAAACGAAGTTGTCCGTCAGCGAGTTGTTGTTGCTCGACGAATCCAAGTAGATACCAACACTGCTATTACTGCAACGGTTATTTGAAATTACATTGTTTGAAGAATACAGAACTATACCGTTTCCATTCACACTCTGGCTACTAAACCCGTCAATGACGCAACCATCTGCATTCACCGTGATACCATCTCCGGTGTCGCTCGCAACCACCTCAGGCCAGTCTGCACCGATCAAATTAAGCTGCTTGTCCAGGACGACATCCTCGTTGTATGTGCCATCATAAACGAGAATCGTATCACCTGCGGACGCATTATCCACTGCATCTTGAATCGTGTGATAATCGGCGACACCGTCATCATCAACGGTAATTACCGGTTTGCTGTAGGTTATTTTGACATTAAGCGTTGCATTAGCGATAGTACTGTTGAGGTTGGTGATAGTGATACCTGTTGTCACATTCTCATTACTAGAGTAAATTTTTTTGTCGGTCACAAGGTCCAACAACGCATGAACGCCGGTGATCATAAGATCTTTGTGTAAGGTTGTTTGTGCATTCAGGTTTTTACATTCGGTCGTGAAATGATAGTGACCCTCGACGAGCTGGTCCGGTAGCTCAACTAACAACGTAGTTATTTCACCTGCTTTGACAAATTCGTACGTTAGGTTCTCATACAGTAGCGATTTGAATCTATCATAAAGCGCGACTGAGCAATTGCATTCTGCATCGATACCACCGCTATTTGTTAGATTAACCATAATCGTCTCTCCCGCAGAATAGCTCTGCTTATCAGTAGTGAGGGTCAATTTCGAGTCCGGTATAACGAAATAGTATTGCTTTACCGCATCATCAAAGCTGACCATAACCGTGACCTCGTGTTTCCCCGCGGATGCCGTTTCAGGTATGCTAAGATCGTACGTGAGACTCGCGGTTTCGTTAGCATTCAATGAGACAACTGTCGAGTTTTCAAACGCCAAAAGTGGTAGTGAGAGGTTTACGTATGAATCCCATGACGACGAGCCACTATTGGTAACTTCGAGATTAATACTCATATTATCGCGTACTTTGTATGCTCCACCAGGCTTATCGAACGTTAGTTTAACGATATAATTCTTGGGCACCACGAAATATGTTGATCCGGAACCTATCTTCTCACCGTTCGTAAATGCTTCCGCCGATATGAGGTACGTACCATATTCAGCCGTTGATGGCGCCGAAAAGGTAAGCGTTTGGTTCACTGAGTCGTAAGCACTAACATTAAAGGTGAGTGTGTCCTCAAAGACTTTGGTATTATATGGATCAAGTGCCAGCACAGTAACGGTGGTATTGCATGCCGCACTTCGTTTGTTCGTGAGATGCAGCAGAATGGCAACTGCATCGCCCTTCGCATACTCTTGCTGATCGGTAACCACTTCGGTATCAACGGACGGGCTGAATACCCAGACGCCCTTTTCAGTGACGGCGCGTGCGCCCGAGTGAAACCAGGTGTATTGATAGTCTACGCCAGCTTCAAAGAGGCCAAAGTACATGCTCGTGGAATAATTCATGCGATGAGTATACAGAAAGCTTTGCTGAGCATGTGCGGGCACCGTTATATTGGTAACCGCGCCATAGTACACCCACCATCGGCCTCCTTCATGCCGCGCCTCGTGGCCACCAACCGCGATGTTCCCCGTGAAATCCGTATCGCCGTCGTTTTTCACATGAACCGTAAAGACGACCTCACTCCCTTTTGCAACGTGATCATCAATAGAGGTGACCCAGAGCTGTATGCCCGATTGCGTCACGAACCCCTTGGGATTTGCGCCATAGAGACTTACCGCGAACCGCTGCGCGTCATAATTGCTCTGTATGAGCGCGCTATCGTTGTAGAGCAGCGCATCGAGCGACCAGATCCCGAGCGGTGTGGACGCGGTGTCGGTGAACGTAATAGTTACTGTTTCGGATGGCAGGATGCTCACGCCCGTCACGTTCACGTGTTTCGCGAGGCCCCTATCCGGGTTGATAAGAACGAAGGAGACCTTCTCCGCGGTCTCGTTCGCGTGGTTCGTGACGTTGACCGGAATGGAGATGGCCTTGCCCGCGTCGTATTCCGGAATAGCGGTGGGTTCCGTGGCCCCGGCAATGAGATCACGGATGAGCCTGAGCCCATCGTCCGAGGCGGCGTGGTGCCCGTAGGCCCAGTCCTCGTAGATCGAAGTAACGATCACGCGGCCCGCGCCGTACTCGTACATGAGCAACGCGGGCATGCCGTTCTTCGTCCTCGTCAAGAGCACCGAGGCATTATCGGGCCAGCTCGTGAAATACCCGTCCACGTTCGCATCCAGGAGGACCGAGTCCTGCCCCGAGAGGATCATGTGATACGTGCTGATCCCGATGGACCGGTAGTGGCAGCTCTGATCCTCGAGCCAGCCGTAGCCGCTGACTTCGCCACCGGGCAGCGCGCGGAACTCATAGCCGCGCTGCTGTGCGAAGACGACGAGCGTGCCACCATTCGTAACGTAGTCGTCGAGTGCCGTTTTGAAGCTGGGAGAGGAATCGAGCCCGTAGAGGCCACCGGATGGCAGTACAAGAACCTCCTGTGAGATCGCACTTACCGTCGCGGGATCCACGAGCCGGAAGGGAACATGATACCAGGACAGCACGCCGCTGAGCTCAGTGTAGAAGCCCCGTGCCAGTACAGCAACGTCCGGTGCGGTTCTGAGCTCTTCATCAACGAGCGCGGCGTTATTACTAAGAAGTGCACTCAGTTCTGAACTCGCATTACTCCAGGCAAGTACCTCCTCTTTCTGGGCACGCAGGTCCGTGAAGTTCTCAAACGCCGCGTAGTGGTCGGCATAGGACTTGAGCAATAGAAGCTGTGAGAGGTTCTTTGCCGTTGCGAGCCGCATGACCGCATCAAAGCCGTCGTTGGGTGCGAGGAACGTGAGCGTGGAGACATCAAAGCTATCGTCCGGATGATCGCCGCCCGGATTGTTAGGTTTCGTGGGTTTGGTACCTGTGGGGAGCTCATCACTATCCTTGCTATTGCAGCCCAGCGTACCCGAGATGGGCGCCAAGACGAAGACCTCAAGCGGCAGTCCCGCACCCGCCGTGACGACGTTGCCCGCGGCACCCAGGAATTTCGTACCGGCCTGGGCTACCGGACCCACCACCTTATGGGACAGTGCCCTGGTTATCCAGGTCTGCTGTTGCAAGGGGAAGTAGTGTGCTGTTGGTACACATCCGGGCATCTTGCCACAGAATACTTTGCCGCCATCATATGCATTCTGCAAAAACGGGTACTTGGTCGCCGCGGTCTCCGGTATCCCGATGTGGAAGATGCCGTCCTTGGCCATATAATTGACATTAACGCCGACGTGGGGCGCTCCACCGGGCCCATAGGTACCCCGCAGATACAGGTAAATGGGCTCGGTGGCCACGCCTTTGTTATTGATGAAAAGCGGCGGTATTTGCCACGCGTGCTTTAAGCAGTTCCAACCGGATTTGAAGAGATTAGTGATGTCTCTAAGGTCCCGATTGATCCCGGACATGGTCTTAGCGAGGGCGTATTGACCGAACCCACCGATGGTCCCGAAGAAGGTATTAGGTGATTCAGCACCTTTCTGGGCTTCCGTTTCCCAATAATCGATATTGTTCTCCCAGAACCCTGCGAGACCCAATGGGTCGAGCACCGTGACGGGATTATTCCTGGCATAGGAATAGCGATGATCGTATTTCACCGGATCGATTGCTGAGAACGGATCAGGAGTAATGAACCGCCCCGTTTCGGGATCGTAATAGCGCGACCTGAGATAGTACAGCCCCGAGGTATCCTCAAACTCACGACCAGTGTACAGTCGCGTATTCTCGATGCTACCCGTCGCGTCGAGCAGCTGCCCGAAGGCGTCATAGCGATACGTAGCAACCACCTCCTGGGACGGGTTCACCAGCGCCACGACACTCCCCAGGGGGTCCTGGATGTAATAATAGGTCGAACCGTTCACGTCAAGGCTGATCAAACTATCGATGCAGTTCCGGTCACTGGTATAACGGCGGATACTCTCACCACTTTCATGGTATTCCACGACGCTGTCCAGGCCGTCATAGAGGTAATAAACAGTAACTCCGTCGATTGTCGTGCTCAGCCGTTTTCCGTCAGGATAATACGAATAGGTGGTCGTGCTTCCGTTAGCATGAGCGACAGAGCTGAGCCGTCCCTCATAGTCGTAGTGATACTCTGCCGTGCCCGTCGCATCGGTTTTATTGATGCGGTTTCCCCGAGCATCCCAGCCATAGACCACCCCGCCAGCACTCAGTAACCGGTTATCCGCATCGTAGGTGTAGTCTATGGAGCCTGACGAATTGGTGCGGCTGAGTCGATTACCCACCGCGTCATAGGTATAGGTCACCGATGAGCCGTCCGGATAGCTCTCGTTCACCAGGCGATCGAGGCGGTCATAGCGATATTCGGTGGTGGCGTTGTTCTTATCCGTGGATCTGATCTTGTTACCCGCCAGATCAAACAAACAGGACCATGCATAGAGCGTCGAGCCGTTGGACGTGGTGTACCGCAACTGCAGGAGCTGCCCCGCGGCATCGTAGGTGTAGTTCGCTCTCATCCCGTTCGGGTAAGCCTTCTCGGTCAATCGCCCACCGGGATCATACGAATACTTCGTTACGTCACCTCGTGGATTGTTCAGCCTTACCAGCTGGTTATTCGCATCATAGGTATAGGTAGTCACCTCACCACTGACATTCAGCTTCACCACATTACCATTGCGGTCGTAGGCATACTCGATGGTCTTACCGTGTGTGAGGTCTCTCACCTGAATCAGCCGATTAAGTCGATCATAGGTATAGGAAAGCCGCAAATCCGGGCATACCTCCTCGATACCGTTGCCCACCGCATCATAGGTGAAATCAATCCGCTCACCGTTGGGGTAATATCGGGCAATGAGTCGCCCCAGAGCATCATAGTCGTATCGCACCCACGAGCCGTCGGGCGCAGTGCTGTTCACGATCAGACCTCGAGCGTCATAGGTATACTGGCGCATAAAGCCAAGTGGCGAGGTCTCAGCAATCCTTCGCCCCAGGTCATCGTACGAGTAGTGATAGCGCTGCCCAAGAGCGTCAGTTATGACTTTTAAGTTATACATAGTGTACGTGTACTGGGTGACCGCACCAATTGGGTCGGTAACGGTCAGTAACCGTCCCACGTCGTCGTAGGTGTAGTTCTGTGTACGCCCCAGGGTATCGTTGAACCGGATGACATTGCCCATCGCATCGTACGCGAATTGAACGGCTCTCCCAAGTTGATCGGTCTCTCCGGTAAGTCGATCGAGGGAATCGTACGCAAATGATCGAGTACCGCCAAGCGGATCGGTGATGGTGAGTAGATTTCCTGACGGATCATAGGTATAGGCATAGGTATTTTCCAGAGCGTCTGTTTGCATGGATTTCCGGCCATGCAGGTCGTACGTGTAATTGATGGTGTTTCCCTCGGGATAGATCACCTGTAACAGGTGCCCGTGGGAATCGTGGACAAAGCTCATCGAATTGTTCAGAGGATCGGTAATGGACCTGGTGTCGCCTTTGAGGGTGTAGTGTACCTGCCATGTGTTTCCGTTCTGGTCTGTGGTACTTGTCCTCTGATTATACGCGGGATCATACGTCGCTGTCGTGACGCCATCTAAGGGGTCGACGGTCATCAGGATATTGCTCTGCCCATCATATACCAGACGGGTCGTATGTCCTAACGGATCGTTAAAGGCGACGAGGTTGTTTGCCTCCCACGTATTCGTAATAGCCTGTCCTAACGCATCAACGACCTTCTCAAGATAGCCGTCTGAATTGTAGTAATATGCCGTGGTCACATTCTGGCCGTCAACGAGGTCGGTAACGAGCGTTCTTCGCGAGCCATCCTCGTAGCGCTCGTATGAGTAGGTGGTAGCTAGCGTGCCCGTGGCGAGCGAGGCGACCCTATCCGCAGAATCGTACGTAATCGTCAGTATATCACCACGCGGATTCTGTATCTGGGTGAGGCGGTGATCACTCGCGTACGAATACTGAATTATGCCGCCCATAGGGTTCTGAATACGAGCCAGGTTGCCATCGCCATCGTAGGTAAGAGCGACTTTACGCGCGGGAGAGAAATCTCGGTCTATAACCGTGATCAGTCTTCCCTGCTCGTCATACTCCAGATCAATGCGCCTTCCACTCGAGTCTCGTATGCTACTCAGCAAATCGCCCGAATAGGCTAAGTCAAGCCGATCACCATACCGATCCACGATCCGTGTTACCTGTTTATGCACGGAATCATCGAAATAATACTTCATACCATTCTTCGTGGTCAGCACCACTTTGTCGGGTGCATATGCTTCAAGCTCATCGGAGACGCCCAGCGGCGCGACAAACTGCCGCTCCACCCGGTTGCGCATCCCGCGCATAGGCGAGGAAGGCACTCGCAGGGCTTTCGCCAGAGGAGGAAGCGACGAATGAACGGTCTATGAACTTTGTCGCGCCACCGTGCCCCCAATAAATCGTCACGCCATCCGGCTCTTCGGTGTAATAAATATCATAATTAAGCCGCCAGCCATAGCCAAAGCCAGAATCGAAGCTCTTAAATTTGCGGAAATAGGAAAGCGAGACGATAAGAGGAAAAAGCGCATCTTTACTCGCAAGCGTCACCTGATGCGACAGGTTACCATCCCACGTCCCCACCTGTACTTTAAAGGGTCGCTCTACGAGATACTGAGTATTCATCGTGGCCGTTACCGGAGCTGCAGCCACGGGCGCTGATGCCGGCACTACTGCACACAGAATGAGCAGTATAACCAAAATGGTGCCGCATTTCCGCCCTCGCCGCTGATCCTGATGGTTCATGGTTACTCCTCCTTACCCTTACCGTGGCACCACTCACACAGCGTCCGGCCGTACCTCCCGTTTTTACCGCCAGCTCTGCCGCGTGAGCCTGGGTTGCTCATTCTGAGCAAGATTACAATATCTAAACTATATCTTAAAGCTATCGGCTGTTTTTCCCGTGGACTTTCGTACAACACGAGACTCACACAAGTTGCCAGGGACAGGTTCTCAAATCTGTTGCCCGCTTCACCCTATAAACAGTTTGAACCACACCTTCAAACCGATCAACCGGGAGCCAGTATGAGCTAGAAGAAAGCTGTAACGCTTAAAGAGCGGGCTAGCATTGGAGCACTGCTCACCACTGTCTCGCTCCGGGTGGGGGACGTGTGAAACGTCCGTCACAAGACCGACAGATACTCTTTCAACTCCCACTCGGTCACGTTCATACGGTACCGATCCCACTCGACCAGCTTGGACATGATGAAATTCCCGAAGATATGCTCGCCCAGTGCCTCTTTGACGAGCTTGCTCCGCTTCGTCAGGTTAATCGCTTCGATCAAGCTCCCGGGCAGCGTCTGGATCTTCTCCCGCTTCCGCTCGTCCTCGCTCATCAGATACACGTCCTTCTCCGTGGGTGGCGGCAGCTCGTACGTGCCTCGCACACCCGCCAGACCGGCAGCGAGCATAACCGTAAATGCCAGATACGGGTTGCAGGCCGGGTCAGGACTGCGGTACTCGATTCGCGTCGCTTTCTCCTTGCCCGGTTTGTACATCGGTATCCGGACGAGCGTCGAGCGGTTCCGGCGCGCCCAGGTGATATACGCAGGAGCCTCGTAGCCCGGCACCAACCGTTTGTACGAATTGATCCACTGGTTGGTAATGGCCGTGATCTCCGGCGCGTGCTTCAACAACCCCGCGGTGTACCATTTCGCGACGTCCGAGAGATTGTGCTCATCTGCGGGATCGAAGAAGGCATTCCGCTCGCCCTTGAAGAGCGATTGGTGCACGTGCATGCCCGAGCCGTTTACCCCGAAGATCGGTTTGGGCATGAAGGTGGCATAGCAGCCGTGCTGCCGCGCGATCTCCTTGATCACGATCCGCTGCGTCATCACGCGATCCGCCATGGTGAGTGCATCGGCGTACCGCAAATCGATCTCGTGCTGCGAGGGCGCGACCTCGTGGTGGCTCGCTTCCACCTTGATCCCCATCGCCTCGAGCCGCATGATCGTCTCACGGCGGAGGTCGCTGCCCGCGTCGAGCGTGGTCAGATCGAAGTAGCCGCCCTCGTCCAGCACCTCCAGCGACTTGTCATCACGCAGATAGAAATATTCCAGCTCGGGGCCGACGTAGAAGGTATAGCCGTACTCCTCACGTATCCGCTCGAGGTTCAGCTTCAGTGCATGGCGTGGATCGCCTTCATACGGGCTGCCATCGGGCTTCAGGATATCGCAGAACATCCGCGCGACCACGTCGCCCTGGGTCTTCCAGGGGATAAGCTGGAAGGTGCCCGGATCTGGTTTTGCGAGCATGTCGCTCTCATCGATCCGTGCGAACCCTTTAATCGAGGAGCCGTCAAAGCCCATGCCCTCCTCAAAAGCCGCCTCTAATTCGCTTACAGTAATAGAAACGCTCTTCAAATGCCCTAAAATGTCCGTGAACCACAGTCCAATGAACTGCACCCCGCGCTTCTCGACTGCGTCAAATACCGTGTCCTTATCCGCGCTCTTTTTCGACATCGCTCGCTCGCTACGGTCATCTATTGGGCGCAGGTTGTATTTAAAGCTAGTATTCGGAGCCGTTTGACCGGTAACCATGCGGAGATTGCGAGCGGACGGTTCACGCTGCTCCTGAATATATCGTTCCGTGTGACCGACTGGTGAAATAGCGTATCTCTCGGTGGGGTCGGTCGGGGGATAACGCGATAGATCAGCTCCTTACTCCCAGAACCGTTTTGTTCGTGCGTACTTCCGCTCCTCATCCAGGATCTGGCGGTAAAATCTGTGCTCCTCCGCCTCCGTTTCGGTCGCCGGTACTGCCGGATTGACCCGGCGAATGATTCGGGATGCGATTTCAGGTCCCACACCGCGAGCAGCAAGAGCAACGACCGCACGGGGGCCGTGCGAGAGCACTAAATTCGCGTTCCGGTAGACCCGTTTCACCCGCGCACGCTCAGCTCGTGCACCGGTGTTATGTGCAGCGGCCTGCTTCACCAGCCGGATCTCTTCGTCCTCCCACGGCTTCAGGGCGGCGATCAAGCGCGAGCTACAGACCGGACACACGAGCCCCGCTTGTCCCTGGTCAATCACGGTCTTCACGTGCCTCCGGGCTTCCCAGCGCTTGCAGTGCACGCAGAATAAGAGCACGCGATCGTTCATGATGCGGTTCCGGAGCGCT
The nucleotide sequence above comes from Methanomicrobia archaeon. Encoded proteins:
- a CDS encoding glutamine synthetase, translating into MSKKSADKDTVFDAVEKRGVQFIGLWFTDILGHLKSVSITVSELEAAFEEGMGFDGSSIKGFARIDESDMLAKPDPGTFQLIPWKTQGDVVARMFCDILKPDGSPYEGDPRHALKLNLERIREEYGYTFYVGPELEYFYLRDDKSLEVLDEGGYFDLTTLDAGSDLRRETIMRLEAMGIKVEASHHEVAPSQHEIDLRYADALTMADRVMTQRIVIKEIARQHGCYATFMPKPIFGVNGSGMHVHQSLFKGERNAFFDPADEHNLSDVAKWYTAGLLKHAPEITAITNQWINSYKRLVPGYEAPAYITWARRNRSTLVRIPMYKPGKEKATRIEYRSPDPACNPYLAFTVMLAAGLAGVRGTYELPPPTEKDVYLMSEDERKREKIQTLPGSLIEAINLTKRSKLVKEALGEHIFGNFIMSKLVEWDRYRMNVTEWELKEYLSVL